The following nucleotide sequence is from Streptomyces sp. HUAS CB01.
AGGCATCGCTCACCTCACAGCGCTGTACGCGTGGAGCCGCCGGCCCGTCGCGACAGGGACGTGCCCCTTTCAGATCGCGTCGATCAGCGCCGCCAGTGCCGTGCCCAGCCGTTCCACACCTGCCCCGGCCGGGCCTCCGCGCTCCGTCATGCAGACGTCGCGGCGGATCTCGATCATCAGGGCGCTGACGCGGGCATCCCTGCCGTGGAAGTCGAGGGGCACGTACGTACCCGCGAAGGGGCTGTCGAGTCCGGTGCCCCCGAAGTCCGCGAACGCCCGCTCCGCGGCGGCGCGGAGCTCGGGCGGGGTGTGGAAGGGGTCCGTGCCCAGACAGATCGGTGGCCGGGGCCCGTCTCCGTGCAGCTCGTACGGGAGCGGCTCGGTGGGGTACGAGTGGACGTCGATGACGACCGCCCGTCCGACGGCTTCGAGGCGGTCGGCCACGGCGGCGGTCATGGCCCGCGCGTACGGGTGGAAGTAGCGCTCGATGAGCGGCCCTGGGTCCGTGTCCGCGGGGCGGAGCCGCTCGCGGTGCGTGGTCCTCGTGTAGACCGCGCCCATGCCGACGGCGAGCATCTCCTCGCGCTCGTCGGGGAACCGCTCGGGGTCGATCACCAGCCGGGAGAGCCCGTTGACGAACCGCCACGGCCTGAGCGCCGCCGCGTCCGCCCCCGCGGTGGCGATGGCGGCCGTGTGGGCGTCGGTGATGCGGTCGAGTTCGAGCTCCAGTGCGGCGTCGTCCAGCTCGATGCCGTGGCGCACCCACTCCGGGATCTCACGCGAGGAGTGCGGGACGTGGAGGACGACGGGGGAGTCGCCGGCGCCCGGGAGGAGGTGGAAGGAGGACATGAAGCATGTTCCCACGGTCGATGTCGGTGGTCACGGCCCGGGTCGGGGCAGGGGGACCCCTTGCGCGCGCAGGCAGAGTTCGAGCCGCGCACGGGCGGCCGCCGGGCCGATCTCGCGTCCCGGGCTCCGCTCCTCGGCGTCCTCGACCGCCCCTTTAACATCGAACTGATTTCTGACGCAACCTCTCTTTTTTCTGGGTGTGGCTGGTTATGATCGGGCTCCTCATCCTGGTCCCGACCTGGGCCGGAACGGTGTTTCCCCAGTCCCCTGGGGCAGCGCCCCGGTCCGTCGACGGTCCGTCACGCTGTCCCCCGTTCCCGAGGACTGATGTCACCGATACAACCCATCGGGTCACGAGGCCCGTCGGCGGCCCGCCGGCGGCGCACGGTGCGCCTGCGTACGCTGCTCGTCTGGCTCGCGGTCGTCCCCATCGTGGCTCTCGGCGTCCAATCGGCGCTGGCCGCGAACCGGTTGCTGGAGCAGTCGGGGCACCTGCGCGCCGATGTGGAGTCCGGTGAACGGCTGGGCGTACCGCTCTACCGGCTCATGGTGGCGATGCAGTCCGAGCGCACGCTGACCGCCGCGCGCTGGGCGGGCACCACCGTGCCCGAGGACGCCATGCGGGAGCGGCGCGCGGCCACCGACCGGGCCGCGACCGGGTTCCGCCGGTCGTGGGTGCCCGGCAGCGCGGTGTCCGAGCTGGCGGACCGCCGGCTCGTGGAGGTCGCGCAGGGCCTGGACGACCTGGGCTCCTACCGCGAGCGCACGGACAGCGGCATCGGGAGCGCCGACAGCACGCTCGTGTACTACAGCGGCGTGATCGGCCAGATGATCCGCTTCTACCAGGACGAGCTGAGCCACATGGAGGACGGCGGGCTCAGCGAGGACACCCGGGTCGTCACCGCCATGTTCGCGGCGTCCGAGATGGTGGCCCAGGAGGACATGATCCTCGCGCAGGCCGGGCCCGCCAGGACGCTGACCACCTCCAGGTTCGCGGACTTCGTCAACGCCGTCGGGGCCCAGCGGTACCTCTACGACGCATGGATCGTGCCGTATCTGCCCGACGCGCAGAACGACCTCTACGCGCAGATGGTCCGCTCGGGGGCGTGGCAGACCAAGACCCGCATCGAGAGCGCGGTCCTGGCCGAGCAGTCGATCACCGACGACGGCGTGAAGCTGCCCCGGGACATCAACGGCTGGCGGGCCGCGCAGGAACAGTGGGGGCCGCAGCTCAGCACACTGAACGCCGACCGGTCCCGGGCCCTGCTGTCGCGCGCCGACGCCCGGGCGTCGGACCTCGAGACGGAGGTCGCCTGGCTGATCGCGGGCAGCGCCGCCGCGCTGCTGGCCGTCGCGGCCGTCGTGGCCCTCACCACACGGTCGGTGCTGCGCCGGCTGAGCCGTCTGCACGACCGGACCGTGACGATCGCCGAGAGCACACTGCCGGACGTCGTGGAGCGGCTGCAGAGTGGCCGGCCCGTCGACTCGGACGCACTGCCCGCGGTCCGCGGCGAGCAGGACGAAGTGGGGCGTATCAGTGATGCGTTCGCCCGGGTGGTCGCCGTCTCCGTGAGCGGTCACCGGCAACTTGCCGCCGAGCGCCTGGGCTTCGGGATGTTCGCCGCGGGCATCGCTTCACGCACCGGCAACCTGGTCAGCCGCCAGCTGAGCCTCACCGAGGACCTCCAGGACGCCTTCGGGCACGACGAGGCGCTCCTCGCCCAGTTGATGCGGGCCGACCAGCTGACGGTCGGCATGCGCCGGCAGATCGAGAACCTGCTCATCCTGGCGGGCGGCGAGATCCCCGACCCGCACACCGAGCCCATGCGCATCGCGGACGTGCTGCGCGAGGCGGCCGCGGAGGTCGAGGACTTCCGGCGGATCGAGCGCCAGGCGCTGGACGAGATCAGCGTCGAGGCCTCCGTGATCAGCCAGGTCAGCCATCTCCTCGCCGAACTCCTGGACAACGCCACGCGGTTCTCGCCGCCGAGGTCGAAGGTCGTCATCAGGGCCGAGCTCGTGGCCGACGGGCTGTCGGTCGAGATCGAGGACCGCGGCCCGAGGGTGGCTCCCGCCACGTACGAGGAGATGAACGGACGCCTGCACTCGGCACCCCCGTACGCCGTCCTGGCGGAGAACGCCCATCGGCTGGGGCTCTTCGTGGTCGGCCACCTCGCCGACGGGCTCGGGGCCACGGTCATCCTGCGCAGGTCGGTGTACGGCGGGACGTCGGCCGTCGTCATTCTTCCCGAGGCACTGCTGGTACCGACCGGGAGCGGGACGGGGGGTGCGGCGGGGCAGCCGCGCGGGGCCTCCCCGGCGGCCGGGGCCGCGGGGGAGGAGCCGCCGCGCCGGGAGCCCGCAGGCGCGGGGTCCGTACGCGCGGAGCCCCCGACGATGCCCGCAGTGGCCGGCCGCGGACCCGCATCGGACGGCGACGTACCCGCACCGGACGGGCCGGGGTCCGTACCGGACGCCGGCAAGCCCGAACCGGACAGCCACGGTGCCGCGTCGGTGGGCCACGGCCCCGCGCCGGTCGGCATCGGCGAGGGCGGGTCCGAGCCGGCTCCGCAGACGGACGCCGGCCTGCCCGTCCGCGGGGCGCACAGACGGCCGGACACGCGGCCGGCCGAGGAGTCGCACGCGCGGCCGGGGGAACAGCCTGGCGCGCGCTCCGCCGGGCAGCCTCACGAACGGTCCGCCGAGCCGGTGCGCGAGCGGTCGCGGGAGGCCACGACGCGGCCCGCCCGCCCGCTCGCCGGCGCCCGTCCCGCCCTCCCCGAACGTGTCCCGCAGACGCACATGGCCGAGCAGCTCCAAGCTCCGCGGCGCGCGACGGAAGTGGCGGCCGTGCGGGAGGACGACACCCCGGAAGAGGTGGCGGACGCCTGGGCGGACTACGAGCAGGGAACCCAGATGGTGGAAGAAGAGCTCCGACAGGATCGGCGATGACGACGACATCCAACGACATGATCTTCAGCGTCCTGGACAACAACCTGAGCCGGATCGCCGGTGTCAAGGGGGCCGTGCTGCTGTCCAACGACGGGATCATGCTCAGCTCCTACTTGCTGGACCGGCCCCAGGGGGAGCGCGTCGCCGCTGCGTCCTCCGGGATCGCGTCCACGATGAAGGCCATATCCCGGGAGGTCGACGGCGGGCGGGTGATCCGTCAGCTGGTCGAGATGGACGACCGGTACCTCTGCATCGTCGGCTGCGGGGAGGGCAGCACCCTCATCGTCGTGACGTCCCGCAAGGCCCGGCTCGGTGAGCTCGGCGGCGAGGCCGTCCGCACCGCGCAGGCGCTCGGCGAGTGGCTGAGCACGCCCGAACGCAGTGAGGCGCCGACGTCGCCATGACCGATGCGCCGCGCCGAGGAGGCGGCCGCCGGACGCGGCTGTACGCCCTGACCGACGGGCGTACGACCGCTCCGCACGCCTCGCTGACCATGGACACCACGGTCACGGCGGCGGTCTCCCCGGACGCGTACGACGGCCTGCCCAGCGAGTGGCAGGCCGTCCTGTCCCTGTGCATGCCGCCGAACGGCAGGGCGGTCGCGGAGATCGCGGCCCGTATGCACATGCGCCTGACGCCCACGATCCTCCTCCTCGGAGAGTTGGAGGACCGCGGGCTGGTCCGGCACCGGCCGCCCCTGGAGGAGGCCGAGACCAGCAATGTCCACCTGCTCATGAGAATCAGGGACAACCTTGCCCGGATATGACACCTCCGCCCAGGACGTCGCCCCCGTCAAGATCCTCGTGGCCGGAGGATTCGGCGTCGGCAAGACGACACTGGTCGAGACGATCTCCGAGATCGAGCCGTTGCGTACGGAGGAGCGGCTGACGGCCGCAGGCGTCGGCGTCGACGACCTGGAGGGGATCGAGTCCAAGACGGTGACGACGGTGGCGATGGACTTCGGCCGCCTGACCCTCACCGACGCGGGCGTCGTCCTCTACCTGTTCGGAACGCCGGGCCAGGAGCGGTTCTGGTTCATGTGGGACGACCTGCTCAACGGCGCCCTCGGGGCGATCGTGCTGGTCGACACCCGGCGCCTCGACCGCAGTTTCCCGGCGGTCGACTTCTTCGAGAACCGCGGGCTCCCGTTCGTGGTCGGCGCGAACTGCTTCCACGGCGAACAGCTCTACAGCGCCGAGGAGATCCGCTCGGCGCTGCACCTCCGCGACACCAGCACGCCCGTCCTCATGCTCGACGCCCGCACCCGCACGGACGTGCGCGCGGCGCTGCTGGCGCTCCTCGACATGCTGATCGCCAGGGCGGGGGCGGCGGAGCGGGTGTGAACCCGGGGGCGCACCGAGCGGCCCGCTCCACGACACGGCCGGGCCTCCCGCGCGCACCGGTGGAGGCCACGAAGAGCACGGGGCGCGCGCAGCGGATCCGCGTCGTGCTGCCGCCCCTGCCCGTGGCCCCACGGCGCGTTGCCCCCATCCCACCCCCCGACGTGGCCATGCTGCTGTGCCCATGGGGATGCTCCTTCCGGCCGTGGCCGTGCTCGCCGTCGCGCATGCGCTGGTCAACCGCGTCGGGCCCGGGCTCTACGTACCCGTCTGTGTCGCCGCGGCCGCTGTCCTCGTGCTGCTCGCGCGGCTGGACGGGGTCACCTGGGACGAGCTGGGGACGGGGCGGTCGTCGGTGCGCCGCGGGCTGCGGTGGGGGCTCGTCCTCGTGGGGGCCGTGCTCGCGGTGTACGCCGTGGCGCCGGCCCTGCCGTTCACACGGGAGGCGTTCGTCGACCGGCGCGTGGCCGGGCTGTCGGCGGGGGAACTGGTGTACCGGGTGTTCGTGCGCGTGCCGTTCGGGACCGTGCTGCTGGAGGAGGTCGCGTTCCGGGGCGTGCTGTGGGCCCTCCTCCGCAGACGATGGGGGACGGGGTGGGCCACGGCCGGCTCCTCGGTCCTCTTCGGGCTGTGGCACATCGTGCCGTCCCGCGGACTCACGCGATCCAACGCGGCCGTCGAGGCGGTGTTCGGCACGGGCGGGACCGCCGTCGCGCTGTCGGTGGGTGCGGCGGTCGTCGGGACCGCGCTCGCGGGGGTGGTGTTCTGCGAGGTGCGCCGCCGGTCCGGGAGTCTGATTCCGCCCGTCGCCCTGCACTGCGCGCTCAACAGCGGCGGCTACGCCCTGGCGTGGCTGGCCGCCCGCCCGGGCTGAGCGGCGGCCGGGCGACGGGGAGCGTCCCTCGTCCGGGGCCGGCAGACCCCGGGCGAGCGACGCTCCCCACGCCGTCAGGCTCCCGGCGGCAGGTGGGCCGGGCGGCCGTTGCCGCGGGTGAGGCGGTAGCCCCAGATGCCGGCCAGCGCGGCCAGCACCGCGCCGGACGCCGTCCAGAGGATGCGGGAGGACCACCAGCCCGACGACCAGCCGCCGTCCGGTGCGACCTCCCGGCCGGTGGCGGGGACCAGCGGTTCGGCGAGCCGGCCGTCGACGGCCGCGGCGCCGCCGGAGTCGGCGGCGGTGACCTCCAGCGTGGCGTCCACCGGCTCGCCCAGATCCTCGGCGGGCGCCGCGACGACGGTCAGGCGTACGTAATAGGCCCCGGGCAGCGGGTCGTTCGCCCACGGCTCGGACCAGGCCCGGACCGTGCGCAGCGCGCAGCTCAGCTCGACCGACGAGGCGTCCGCCGGGGCGGGCCGCACGTCGCTGCCGTAGCGGCAGGCCTGGCGGCGCCGCAGTCCGTCGTAGACGTCGAGCCGCCAGGTGTGGGTGCCGTGGCGTGCCTCGGAGCGGGGCAGCTTGACCGTGGCCCTGACGGTGGCCTGCTGTCCGGCGTCCGCCGGGAACTGCCAGTACAGGTAGTCACCCGTCGACGCCTGCGCCGTGGCCCGCTGCCCGGGACGTACGACGGCGGCGGTACGGAAGGACGTGCCGGCCTCGGTCGGTGCGGCGGACTCGTCCTCCGCGCTCGCGCTCGGCGAGGGGGAGTCCGCGGCGGCGACGCCCGGGAACGGCAGGATGGACAGTGCGGCGGCGGCGATCAGCGCGGCCGTGAACGTACGTACGGTACGCATCAGTTGGTCCTCCAGACGGCGATGCGCCAGCGAGAGATCCAGCCCCACAGCACACCCGCGGCGAAGCCGGCGAGCGTCAGCAGGCCGAGCAGCCACCAGCCGTGGCCGAGGCCGAGGAACGCCGCGTCCCCGGCGTCACGGGGCCCGCCCGTGATGTCGATCGTCAGCTCGAGGGGCAGACCGGGGGACGTGCTGACCGAAGCGGGAGCGGAGAAGGAGTTGCTCACCCGCAGGCAGACGGTCTCCGCGGCGGGCTCGCCGTCGGCGGCATCCGCGCCATCGGTGTCCTCCGCGTCATCGGTGCCGTCGGTCTCGGACTTGGGGTAGCGCAGGCCCGTGGAGACGACGTCGGTGCGCCCGTCGCCCGCGGCCTCGCCGCGCACGATCTCGCGGCCGGCCAGGCTCGACGCCCGCAGCAGGACGCCGTGGTCCCGGTTCACGGGGCGGTCCGCGGCGATGCTGACCGAGGCGCGCAGCTCCTGGCCGGGCAGCAGGTCGACGCGGTACCAGCGGTGCTGGCCGAAGGACTCACGGTCGGCGTAGAGACCGGCCTTCAGCCGCGGGGCGTCGTCGCAGCGCTCGGCTCCCTGGGTGGCCACCGGTGTGACGACCGGCTCGGCGGCGCGGTCCACCAACTGGCTGACCCGGTCCGACAGCTCCTCCTTGTGCTGCACGGAGGTGTACGTGCCGCCGGTGGCCTCGGCGATGCACATCAGCTGGGCGCGCATCTTGGCGTTGGGGACGAGGCCGAGGGTGTCGATGGTGATGTCCACACCCTTGGCGGCGATCTCGCGCGCCACCTCGCAGGGGTCGAGCGGGGCGCAGGTGTCCTCGCCGTCCGTGATGAGTACGATCCGCCGGGTGGCGTTCCCGCCCTCGAGGTCGTCGGCGGCGCCGAGCAGCGCGGGGCCGATCGGGGTCCAGCCGGTCGGGACGAGCGTCGCCACCGCCGTCTTCGCCTCGGTCCGGTCGAGCTCGCCCACCGGGTAGAGCTGCTTGGTGTCCTTGCAGCCCTGCTTGCGGTCCTTGCCGGGGTAGTCGGCTCCGAGGGTGCGGATGCCGAGCCGTACGTCCTCCGGCACCGCGTCCAGCACCTCGTTGAACGCCTGCTTGGCCGCGGACATCCGCGACTGCCCGTCGATGTCGCGGGCCCGCATCGAACCGCTGACGTCGAGGACGAGTTCGACCTTGGGCGGTTCCTTCGCGGCCGGCCCGTCGACCGGGTCGCCGGAGTCGGCGAAGGCGGCGGAGGGGAGGAGTCCGCCGGTGACGGTGACCAGC
It contains:
- a CDS encoding N-formylglutamate amidohydrolase → MSSFHLLPGAGDSPVVLHVPHSSREIPEWVRHGIELDDAALELELDRITDAHTAAIATAGADAAALRPWRFVNGLSRLVIDPERFPDEREEMLAVGMGAVYTRTTHRERLRPADTDPGPLIERYFHPYARAMTAAVADRLEAVGRAVVIDVHSYPTEPLPYELHGDGPRPPICLGTDPFHTPPELRAAAERAFADFGGTGLDSPFAGTYVPLDFHGRDARVSALMIEIRRDVCMTERGGPAGAGVERLGTALAALIDAI
- a CDS encoding sensor histidine kinase, encoding MRLRTLLVWLAVVPIVALGVQSALAANRLLEQSGHLRADVESGERLGVPLYRLMVAMQSERTLTAARWAGTTVPEDAMRERRAATDRAATGFRRSWVPGSAVSELADRRLVEVAQGLDDLGSYRERTDSGIGSADSTLVYYSGVIGQMIRFYQDELSHMEDGGLSEDTRVVTAMFAASEMVAQEDMILAQAGPARTLTTSRFADFVNAVGAQRYLYDAWIVPYLPDAQNDLYAQMVRSGAWQTKTRIESAVLAEQSITDDGVKLPRDINGWRAAQEQWGPQLSTLNADRSRALLSRADARASDLETEVAWLIAGSAAALLAVAAVVALTTRSVLRRLSRLHDRTVTIAESTLPDVVERLQSGRPVDSDALPAVRGEQDEVGRISDAFARVVAVSVSGHRQLAAERLGFGMFAAGIASRTGNLVSRQLSLTEDLQDAFGHDEALLAQLMRADQLTVGMRRQIENLLILAGGEIPDPHTEPMRIADVLREAAAEVEDFRRIERQALDEISVEASVISQVSHLLAELLDNATRFSPPRSKVVIRAELVADGLSVEIEDRGPRVAPATYEEMNGRLHSAPPYAVLAENAHRLGLFVVGHLADGLGATVILRRSVYGGTSAVVILPEALLVPTGSGTGGAAGQPRGASPAAGAAGEEPPRREPAGAGSVRAEPPTMPAVAGRGPASDGDVPAPDGPGSVPDAGKPEPDSHGAASVGHGPAPVGIGEGGSEPAPQTDAGLPVRGAHRRPDTRPAEESHARPGEQPGARSAGQPHERSAEPVRERSREATTRPARPLAGARPALPERVPQTHMAEQLQAPRRATEVAAVREDDTPEEVADAWADYEQGTQMVEEELRQDRR
- a CDS encoding roadblock/LC7 domain-containing protein produces the protein MTTTSNDMIFSVLDNNLSRIAGVKGAVLLSNDGIMLSSYLLDRPQGERVAAASSGIASTMKAISREVDGGRVIRQLVEMDDRYLCIVGCGEGSTLIVVTSRKARLGELGGEAVRTAQALGEWLSTPERSEAPTSP
- a CDS encoding DUF742 domain-containing protein, producing MTDAPRRGGGRRTRLYALTDGRTTAPHASLTMDTTVTAAVSPDAYDGLPSEWQAVLSLCMPPNGRAVAEIAARMHMRLTPTILLLGELEDRGLVRHRPPLEEAETSNVHLLMRIRDNLARI
- a CDS encoding GTP-binding protein, which gives rise to MPGYDTSAQDVAPVKILVAGGFGVGKTTLVETISEIEPLRTEERLTAAGVGVDDLEGIESKTVTTVAMDFGRLTLTDAGVVLYLFGTPGQERFWFMWDDLLNGALGAIVLVDTRRLDRSFPAVDFFENRGLPFVVGANCFHGEQLYSAEEIRSALHLRDTSTPVLMLDARTRTDVRAALLALLDMLIARAGAAERV
- a CDS encoding CPBP family intramembrane glutamic endopeptidase → MGMLLPAVAVLAVAHALVNRVGPGLYVPVCVAAAAVLVLLARLDGVTWDELGTGRSSVRRGLRWGLVLVGAVLAVYAVAPALPFTREAFVDRRVAGLSAGELVYRVFVRVPFGTVLLEEVAFRGVLWALLRRRWGTGWATAGSSVLFGLWHIVPSRGLTRSNAAVEAVFGTGGTAVALSVGAAVVGTALAGVVFCEVRRRSGSLIPPVALHCALNSGGYALAWLAARPG
- a CDS encoding VWA domain-containing protein: MIIRKRLAAALCGALLVTVTGGLLPSAAFADSGDPVDGPAAKEPPKVELVLDVSGSMRARDIDGQSRMSAAKQAFNEVLDAVPEDVRLGIRTLGADYPGKDRKQGCKDTKQLYPVGELDRTEAKTAVATLVPTGWTPIGPALLGAADDLEGGNATRRIVLITDGEDTCAPLDPCEVAREIAAKGVDITIDTLGLVPNAKMRAQLMCIAEATGGTYTSVQHKEELSDRVSQLVDRAAEPVVTPVATQGAERCDDAPRLKAGLYADRESFGQHRWYRVDLLPGQELRASVSIAADRPVNRDHGVLLRASSLAGREIVRGEAAGDGRTDVVSTGLRYPKSETDGTDDAEDTDGADAADGEPAAETVCLRVSNSFSAPASVSTSPGLPLELTIDITGGPRDAGDAAFLGLGHGWWLLGLLTLAGFAAGVLWGWISRWRIAVWRTN